In the Deinococcus radiopugnans ATCC 19172 genome, GGGAGGGTCTGGAACGTGGAATGTGGCGCTGTTCAATCAGGACCCAGATGGCAGAGTCGATCAGCTTTATCCGAATCGCCTGCCAGACGGTCAGCCCACGCTGACGCCCGGCGCGACCCTGAACTTTCCACCGCCGAATGCCAGGTATCTTTTCGTTGCTGCTGGACCATTTGGAACCAATACGCTGCTCGTTTACGCCACGCAGAACACTCTGGATTTAAGTAGATCGCGAATAAGAAGTAGAATTAGGGATGGGTCGTCCCGCACGACAGATCGAGATCAGCGAAGCCGCCGACCAACAGCTCCATGCACTGGAGTTCAATGTGCATGTCCACCCGAAAGTGC is a window encoding:
- a CDS encoding DUF4384 domain-containing protein, which gives rise to MTLALAACGESPGPQPASEPVLSVSVHPAAPQAGQNVTFTVSLTGGSGTWNVALFNQDPDGRVDQLYPNRLPDGQPTLTPGATLNFPPPNARYLFVAAGPFGTNTLLVYATQNTLDLSRSRIRSRIRDGSSRTTDRDQRSRRPTAPCTGVQCACPPESA